Genomic DNA from Deltaproteobacteria bacterium:
AGAGAAGGAGATCGCCTTGTTCAATCCAGAGTTTCTCTTGACCTCCCTGATCGTTGTCCTGATTCCCGGAACCGGAGTGATCTATACGGTATCGACCGGGCTCTTTCATGGCTGGCGTTCGAGCATCGCCGCCGCCGTGGGATGCACGGCCGGAATTATTCCGCACCTGACGGCCTCCGTTCTCGGGCTGTCCACCATCCTGCACATGAGCGCCCTTGCCTTCCAGTTGGTCAAATACGCCGGAGTCATCTACCTGCTCTACCTCTCATGGTCCATGTGGCGTGAAACCGGCGGAATCAGGCTCGACGACGGATCCACAAATCATGGCTTTTCAAAGATCGTCGTCAAGGGATTTTTGTTGAACATCCTCAACCCCAAGCTGTCGATCTTCTTCCTGGCCTTCCTGCCGCTCTTTGTCTCGCCGCAGGGTGCTTCGCCCCTGATGGAAATGGTGCTTTTGAGCCTAATCTTCATGGCCATGACCCTGGTCATCTTCATCCTGTATGGCATCGCGGCCAATGTGGTCGGCAGGCACGTCGTTGGTTCGCCGAGGTCGCTGCGCTGGCTCCAACGCTCATTCGCAGTGACATTCGCAGCCCTTGGGGCCCGACTGGCCGCAGCGGATCGATAGGCCCGGCATCTTCGGGACACACGAAAACATATGTCGGCCTTCGCTTTCATACGTATCCCTTGATCATTCAATAGGAGAGATACGGCCATGCCCAGAGCCTTTTTCGTCACGGCCATTTTCGTATTGTCTTGCATATCAACATGTAATCCTCTCCTGTCCGAAGCGGCTCCGGTGCAGGCCCCGCAGCTCCTCAGACAAATCAAATGGACCGGAACTTCCTGGTTCGGATCGCCCATCATCCACGACCTGGGCAGCGGCTCCCGAAAGTTGATCGGGACCTACTACGACATCTTTGTCTGGGACCGCGATTTCAACCTCCTGGACACCGCTCTTTCCGGGTCCGAGCACCCGCATCAGGGCCGAATCTACGCCCCGGCCGTCTGTTCCGATCTCGACAACGACGGCATCTATGAAATCGTCGTGGGCAGCAACAACGGTAAGGTCGCGGCCTACGAGTGGAAAAACGACTCCTTGTCCGTCAAGGCGGGGTGGCCGGCCAGTACCTGCGACATGGGCCAATGCCCGGAAGTGCGCGGCTTGGCCGCCGGCGATCTGAACGGGGACGGCCGGATCGAAATCGTAGCCACCACCACCCAGACCTCAGGGGGAGCCCAGGTCTTTGTCTTCAACCCGGATGGAACGCCATTCCAACCGCCGGGGCTGTCCTTTACCGCCTGGCCGCGATACAACAAAGCCTCCGGACCCGGAAACGACGCCGACGCCAACGGGCCGGGGAACCATGGGTACGGTTGTTTCGGACTCAACGTGGGCATCGGGAACCTCGACGACGATCCCTTCCAGGAAATCGTGGTCACCTTCGACAATCACCAGATCAATGTCTTCCACCACGACGGGATCAGCATGCCGGCCTCGGACCACTACACCAACCGCTCGTCCGCCTATTTGGGAAATCGACTGAACTGGGGCCAGTTCATCCGCTGGTTCGAGGACGGAGTCGAGGAGGCCCACTACCATCACCACATCGGTCCCTGGCCCCATCCGAGCACGGACAAATGGATGCAGTGGACCGACTCGCCTCCCAACGTGGCCGATCTGAACGGTGACGGGAAAAACGAGGTGGTGGCCGTGTCCAACGTGGAAAAGGACGAACCCTACGACACCAAACACCATTCGGTCATGGTCCTGGAGGGATCATACGGAAGCGGGGCCAGGAGCGCCCGCCGCCTTGCCGGATGGGAGGCGCTGCCGTCCTCCGGCCGTCCTCAGAGCCGGGCCGGGAGGACATGGTACCCGCCGGCAAATCCG
This window encodes:
- a CDS encoding LysE family translocator, yielding MFNPEFLLTSLIVVLIPGTGVIYTVSTGLFHGWRSSIAAAVGCTAGIIPHLTASVLGLSTILHMSALAFQLVKYAGVIYLLYLSWSMWRETGGIRLDDGSTNHGFSKIVVKGFLLNILNPKLSIFFLAFLPLFVSPQGASPLMEMVLLSLIFMAMTLVIFILYGIAANVVGRHVVGSPRSLRWLQRSFAVTFAALGARLAAADR
- a CDS encoding VCBS repeat-containing protein — translated: MPRAFFVTAIFVLSCISTCNPLLSEAAPVQAPQLLRQIKWTGTSWFGSPIIHDLGSGSRKLIGTYYDIFVWDRDFNLLDTALSGSEHPHQGRIYAPAVCSDLDNDGIYEIVVGSNNGKVAAYEWKNDSLSVKAGWPASTCDMGQCPEVRGLAAGDLNGDGRIEIVATTTQTSGGAQVFVFNPDGTPFQPPGLSFTAWPRYNKASGPGNDADANGPGNHGYGCFGLNVGIGNLDDDPFQEIVVTFDNHQINVFHHDGISMPASDHYTNRSSAYLGNRLNWGQFIRWFEDGVEEAHYHHHIGPWPHPSTDKWMQWTDSPPNVADLNGDGKNEVVAVSNVEKDEPYDTKHHSVMVLEGSYGSGARSARRLAGWEALPSSGRPQSRAGRTWYPPANPPSPTVVDLTGDGRPEILYAAHDGYIYCISASAAQLWRRNIRHGRNLMYASEVMVADLNQDGRPELILTTYGDPDTIAPGVPHGYLMILDADGQVLHDVQLPQQGTNGNGKGAPAAPTVMDLTGDGSLEIIVQTFGAGCFVFTVPGSAENLLLWPTGRGNFLRDGRPWPRVDTKILPGVLLLLLND